A part of Eremothecium sinecaudum strain ATCC 58844 chromosome VII, complete sequence genomic DNA contains:
- a CDS encoding HGL345Cp (Non-synonymous homolog of unannotated Eremothecium coryli gene; homolog in Aspergillus species): MKNGFLYGMLLAVGFANLGDAKLLKTGSNIQPGLGQRKQVVLGEGGNTLDMAIAMLETNDMTTKYPYHDNKSGDAANYGIFKQNFYMLRTCCTDFLKFTAEDYKEGDILNTDLKKDISCRHQCEEKYGYDVWFAGHRNGENGVHDPKTDDIQDYKDAVAWIKSQLESDPKYLSDDTRFWVEVGAI; encoded by the coding sequence atgaaGAACGGTTTCCTCTATGGTATGTTATTGGCTGTTGGTTTTGCTAATTTGGGTGATGCTAAGCTTTTGAAAACCGGCTCTAATATTCAACCCGGTTTGGGCCAAAGAAAGCAAGTCGTCTTGGGTGAAGGAGGTAATACTTTGGACATGGCAATTGCGATGCTTGAGACCAATGACATGACCACTAAGTATCCCTACCATGACAACAAGTCGGGAGATGCTGCTAACTATGGTATTTTCAAGCAAAACTTTTACATGTTACGTACATGTTGCACTGATTTCTTGAAATTTACTGCTGAAGACTACAAGGAAGGTGACATTCTAAACACTGATCTCAAGAAGGATATTAGCTGCAGACACCAGTGCGAAGAGAAATATGGCTACGATGTTTGGTTTGCTGGCCATAGAAACGGTGAGAACGGTGTTCATGACCCCAAAACGGATGACATCCAAGACTATAAAGATGCTGTTGCCTGGATTAAGTCTCAATTAGAGTCAGATCCTAAGTATCTAAGCGATGACACTAGATTCTGGGTTGAGGTTGGAGCAATCTGA
- the BAT1 gene encoding branched-chain-amino-acid transaminase BAT1 (Syntenic homolog of Ashbya gossypii ADL384W; Syntenic homolog of Saccharomyces cerevisiae YHR208W (BAT1) and YJR148W (BAT2)): MMLLRSTTYVKAFSTCKLNTNQVRMVSSGLDALRLKITKAAKRTALENETELTFGRKFTDHMLTVEWTSENGWGEPELKPYGPLVLDPSACVFHYGFELFEGLKAYRTPSGKISLFRADKNMERMNKSAARICMPTFDGEELIKLMGKLIELDKDLVPTRKGYSLYLRPTMIGTTYGLGVSAPNRALLFVIASPVGPYFSTGFKAVSLEATDYATRAWPGGVGDKKLGANYAPCILPQKQAAAKGYQQNLWLFGPENNITEVGTMNVFFAFKDSKTGKKELVTAPLDGTILEGVTRDSILTLTRERLDQEEWSIQERYCTIHEVAERASKGELLEAFGCGTAAIVSPIKSIGWKGKNIEVPLLPGNEAGPLAIQVTDWITEIQYGKEEYRNWSRILVD; the protein is encoded by the coding sequence ATGATGTTGCTACGTTCTACAACCTACGTGAAAGCATTTAGCACTTGCAAATTGAACACTAACCAGGTAAGAATGGTTAGCAGTGGATTGGATGCATTAAGATTAAAGATTACCAAGGCTGCAAAAAGGACTGCCCTAGAAAATGAGACTGAACTTACTTTTGGTCGTAAATTTACTGATCACATGTTGACTGTAGAATGGACCAGTGAAAATGGGTGGGGAGAACCGGAACTTAAACCGTACGGTCCGCTTGTTCTGGACCCATCAGCTTGTGTATTCCATTATGGGTTTGAATTGTTTGAGGGTTTGAAAGCTTATAGAACGCCATCGGGGAAAATCTCGTTGTTCCGGGCCGATAAGAATATGGAACGTATGAACAAATCCGCTGCAAGGATATGTATGCCTACTTTCGATGGGGAAGAGCTTATTAAGTTGATGGGGAAATTAATTGAGCTAGATAAGGACCTTGTACCCACCAGAAAAGGATACTCCCTGTATCTCCGCCCTACAATGATTGGTACCACGTATGGGCTCGGCGTCAGCGCTCCAAATAGGGCATTGCTGTTTGTAATTGCGTCACCAGTGGGGCCTTATTTTAGCACTGGTTTCAAAGCGGTCAGCCTTGAAGCTACCGACTATGCGACAAGGGCATGGCCAGGTGGTGTTGGCGACAAGAAACTGGGTGCCAATTATGCTCCATGTATTTTACCTCAGAAGCAAGCGGCAGCTAAAGGATACCAGCAAAATCTGTGGCTATTTGGCCCTGAAAATAACATCACTGAGGTAGGCACTATGAATGTGTTCTTTGCCTTCAAGGACTCTAAGACTGGTAAGAAAGAACTAGTGACAGCTCCGCTAGATGGTACAATTTTGGAAGGTGTGACACGTGACTCCATCTTGACATTAACTCGCGAACGGTTAGATCAAGAAGAATGGTCAATTCAGGAGCGGTATTGTACAATTCATGAGGTGGCGGAAAGGGCGTCAAAGGGAGAATTACTTGAGGCGTTTGGATGTGGTACCGCAGCAATTGTGTCCCCCATCAAAAGTATTGGTTGGAAGGGAAAAAATATTGAGGTTCCATTGCTCCCAGGCAATGAAGCGGGACCGCTAGCAATTCAAGTTACGGATTGGATTACAGAAATCCAATATGGGAAGGAAGAATACCGTAATTGGTCTCGAATCTTGGTGGATTGA